A genomic window from Parasteatoda tepidariorum isolate YZ-2023 chromosome 10, CAS_Ptep_4.0, whole genome shotgun sequence includes:
- the LOC107437372 gene encoding reticulophagy regulator 3: MSSILQTLRKPFEYAYSLYPSKTHQGVSPSLSAEKTSVLSSILSPIETYVVSLQSLLIWEKPYLSAGAFVTLNILYWLIVSWNRRFLSILSIFALALFLYKTWVNQIWPEIRVPPKEGEDTESWCTLNPGVLSVPELCKYLNDFLDKMIILWKDVWKLRKENHGLFCALMCGFFSLTGLFGIVFPGVLIIYFFVLLLTLGPGVALHLIPSTVYDQIIGYFSETDSQGIFMIFTLLVKKLPQFLRGRFSDPFMVAFAITEFGELTLNLMIYSENXISFSYIVLLLTLGPGVALHLIPSTVYDQIIGYFSETDSQVSKSPCISDKDSDIEEFVPEISPEVIRQLSLKDDVPEIPSPGVVLTESSAISGDASFITESDDFSLYQGLGAFPSVEEEGESDIDEDISDIVPQVESEKIEIHFNPSHFKDSSESESEAAFTEGLSFSDAQEQKPSSDQLCTKDTTAQEKSSKRKETRKLSSDLEDELEDFELLDDSDIPSLK; encoded by the exons atGAGCTCAATATTACAAACTTTAAGAAAACCTTTTGAGTATGCTTATAGTCTTTATCCTTCTAAAACGCATCAAGGTGTTTCGCCATCTCTAAGTGCTGAGAAGACCAGCGTTTTAAGTTCTATTTTGAGTCCTATTGAGACGTATGTTGTGTCGTTGCAAAGTCTTCTCATTTGGGAAAAACCTTACCTAAGCGCTGGCGCATTTGTtactcttaatattttatattg GCTTATTGTATCTTGGAATCGGAGATTTCTTtctatattatcaatatttgctttagcattatttttgtataagacTTGGGTCAATCAAATATGGCCTGAAATTAGAG tgcCTCCTAAAGAAGGTGAAGATACGGAAAG TTGGTGTACATTGAATCCGGGTGTTTTGAGTGTTCCTGAgttgtgtaaatatttaaacgatTTCCTGGACAAAATGATTATACTGTGGAAAGATGTTTGGAAATTGAGGAAAGAAAACCATGGATTA TTTTGTGCACTCATGTGtggatttttttcattgactGGCTTGTTTGGCATAGTTTTCCCTGGAgtgcttattatttatttctttg tGTTGTTATTAACCCTGGGACCTGGAGTAGCTTTACATCTAATTCCTTCAACTGTTTATGATCAGATAATTGGCTACTTTTCTGAAACCGACAGTCAAggtatatttatgatttttacatt GCTGGTGAAAAAACTCCCACAATTTTTGAGAGGAAGATTTTCCGATCCATTTATGGTGGCTTTTGCGATAACGGAGTTCGGAGAACTAACTCTGAACTTGATGATTTATTCAGAAAACNATATTTCTTTTTCCTATATAGTGTTGTTATTAACCCTGGGACCTGGAGTAGCTTTACATCTAATTCCTTCAACTGTTTATGATCAGATAATTGGCTACTTTTCTGAAACCGACAGTCAAg TTTCAAAATCCCCATGCATTTCGGACAAAGACAGTGATATAGAGGAATTTGTACCTGAAATATCACCAGAGGTTATTAGGCAGCTTTCTTTAAAGGATGATGTGCCTGAAATTCCTAGTCCAGGGGTTGTTTTAACAGAAAGCTCGGCCATTTCTGGAGATGCAAGTTTTATAACTGAAA GTGATGACTTTTCCCTCTATCAAGGTCTTGGGGCATTCCCAAGTGTCGAAGAAGAAGGAGAAAGCGACATTGATGAAGATATTTCGGACATCGTGCCTCAAGTAGaatcagaaaaaattgaaattcattttaacccCTCACACTTTAAAGACAGTTCTGAATCGGAAAGCGAAGCCGCCTTCACGGAAGGCCTCTCTTTCAGCGATGCACAAGAACAAAAGCCATCGAGTGATCAACTGTGCACAAAAGACACCACTGCACAAGAAAAGtcttctaaaagaaaagaaactcgCAAGTTATCTTCCGATTTAGAAGACGAACTAGAAGATTTTGAATTGCTTGATGACTCTGATATCCCTAGTTTAAAGTGA
- the LOC107437371 gene encoding uncharacterized protein, translating into MVNLNERSISLLHNIISCYFKKRRKTKSSNSLNRNLYFYQSLRKYNQLRTLYHQHRILFMKSLINTGCFLHHRKYFNKWWEKIQNFTDDQWLKYLRMRKETFALLVSHINPYLQKSSKFEVSVEKQIALALIFLSSGKSYRYLSRLFSVSKIDIQTIVTNVCSAIKHLMPKYLKIPSSTELKKNISDFQAIWGFPQCAGVLGSMHIPLNISHLPHNAVDYFNSNSDYSMLLQCIVDANYKFWDINVGWPGNVPESRILTNSTLWLRGQDRKLFPEDSQNPRVIDVPLYILAGAAYPLSHWILKPFLNDPESDKEKAFNEKFTFAYNVCEIAMKRLKARWNCLVKRNIHNVETLPSAIAACCILHNFCEINQEPILDKWILETESFFKQPVPSVCSTVIGPQAETIRHTVCEYVSECPVNDV; encoded by the coding sequence ATGGTTAACTTAAATGAACGATCCATTAGCCTGCTTCATAATATAATctcatgttattttaaaaaaagaagaaaaactaaaagtaGTAATTCATTGAAcagaaatttatacttttatcaaagtttgagaaaatataatcaattgCGAACTTTATACCACCAACATcgcattttatttatgaaatcacTAATCAACACTGGTTGTTTCTTACATCATCGAAAGTACTTTAATAAATGGTGggagaaaattcaaaattttactgatGACCAAtggttgaaatatttaagaatgagaaaagaaacttttgctCTTTTAGTTAGTCACATAAATCCTTATCTCCAAAAATCAAGCAAATTTGAAGTATCTGTTGAAAAGCAAATAGCTTTAGCTCTGATTTTCTTATCATCAGGTAAAAGTTACAGATACTTAAGTCGTTTATTTTCAGTATCGAAAATCGATATCCAAACAATTGTGACAAATGTCTGTTCTGCCATAAAACACCTTatgccaaaatatttaaaaattccttcttCCACAGAACTTAAAAAGAACATCTCAGATTTCCAAGCTATATGGGGATTTCCACAGTGTGCTGGCGTACTCGGTAGCATGCATATTCCTTTAAATATATCCCATTTACCGCATAATGCTGTTGATTATTTCAACAGCAATTCTGACTATTCAATGTTATTGCAATGTATAGTTGATGCTAACTATAAATTTTGGGACATAAATGTTGGCTGGCCAGGCAATGTTCCAGAATCTAGAATTTTAACCAACTCAACTCTGTGGTTGAGGGGTCAAGATCGAAAACTTTTCCCAGAAGACAGTCAAAACCCTCGGGTAATTGATGTTCCATTATACATTCTCGCAGGGGCAGCCTATCCGCTATCCCATTGGATATTAAAACCGTTTTTGAATGACCCAGAATCTGATAAAGAGAAAGCTTTCAATGAGAAATTCACCTTCGCATATAATGTATGTGAGATTGCAATGAAACGGTTAAAAGCTAGATGGAATTGCCTTGTTAAACGAAATATACACAATGTTGAAACCTTACCTAGTGCTATTGCTGCATGTTGTATTCTGCacaatttttgtgaaataaatcaAGAGCCTATACTAGATAAATGGATTTTAGaaacagaaagtttttttaa